In the Anastrepha obliqua isolate idAnaObli1 chromosome 1, idAnaObli1_1.0, whole genome shotgun sequence genome, one interval contains:
- the LOC129248789 gene encoding SRR1-like protein, producing MSEEFRAVTRKKWIARRAINPRLRKLSERSTEKEEKEVDVDAFLKRLEQLCTQMVGSDYFIQAMETVDDSIKTLAGTDKFCSLVCLGIGPFSRNFQALHQLAFIICTQRHYCIKDAIYFDPVFRESEKQILQRLNCSLMNENCEAKYGVDERTLFYLPHCPNCLTNNLLWSNWRPQSLNKLVLINNSFESLSLSKPERMLRLDSAYILDVLPYVKEFPLDDDYETHNIFNDLSVHVFPLESLPSTQATIWAQKDAPTYTDVEMISAEEFARLSIS from the exons ATGTCTGAAGAATTCCGTGCAGTCACACGAAAGAAATGGATAGCGCGTAGAGCTATAAATCCCAGATTGCGGAAGCTGTCGGAACGTAGCACTGAAAAGGAAGAGAAAGAAGTGGACGTGGATGCATTTCTAAA ACGCCTGGAGCAGTTGTGCACACAAATGGTTGGTAGTGATTACTTTATACAAGCCATGGAAACAGTGGACGACAGTATTAAAACTTTGGCAGGCACAGATAAATTTTGTAGTCTGGTTTGTTTGGGCATTGGTCCTTTCTCCCGCAACTTTCAAGCACTCCATCAACTGGCTTTCATCATATGTACACAACGGCATTATTGCATTAAAGATGCTATATATTTCGATCCTGTCTTCCGCGAAAGTGAGAAACAGATTCTTCAACGCCTGAATTGTTCGTTAATGAATGaaaattgtgaagcaaaataTGGAGTAGATGAACGCACACTTTTCTATCTACCACATTGTCCGAATTGCTTGACGAACAACTTGCTATGGAGCAATTGGCGACCGCAAAGTTTGAACAAACTGGTGCTCATAAATAATAGTTTCGAGAGTTTATCACTAAGCAAACCCGAACGTATGTTAAGATTAGATTCCGCTTATATATTAGATGTGCTGCCGTATGTCAAGGAATTCCCCTTGGATGATGACTATGAAACACACAACATCTTCAATGACTTATCTGTGCATGTATTTCCATTGGAGTCCTTACCATCAACACAAGCTACAATATGGGCGCAAAAAGATGCGCCAACGTATACTGATGTTGAAATGATTTCTGCCGAAGAATTTGCGAGGCTAAGTATAAGTTAG